The following proteins are co-located in the Takifugu flavidus isolate HTHZ2018 chromosome 16, ASM371156v2, whole genome shotgun sequence genome:
- the nat8 gene encoding probable N-acetyltransferase CML1 isoform X2: MANIQIRKYRDDDDGKVKSMFTMGMSEHVPSAFTHLLKQPVNQMVLMCTFCALMASSKSFLLPILATTFLLAGTRQFVVYMFNHYIDSVLRQDLCNITETYLKQKDSCFWVAESDGVVVGSVACLPSESAAGCLELKRMSVCRSHRGMGIAKALCRTVADFTRERGYPAVMLHTSVVQTDAQKLLDLQR; this comes from the exons ATGGCCAACATTCAGATCCGGAAGTATCGGGATGACGACGATGGGAAGGTCAAGTCCATGTTCACCATGGGAATGAGCGAACACGTACCTTCGGCGTTCACCCACTTGCTCAAGCAGCCGGTGAACCAAATGGTGCTCATGTGCACGTTCTGTGCTCTCATGGCCAGCTCTAAATCCTTTCTGCTTCCCATCCTGGCCACCACCTTCCTGCTGGCTGGAACTAGGCAGTTTGTCGTCTACATGTTCAACCATTACATCGACTCTGTGCTTCGGCAGGACCTCTGCAACATCACGGAGACCTACCTGAAGCAGAAGGACTCCTGTTTTTGGGTGGCTGAGAGCGATGGCGTGGTGGTGGGCTCGGTGGCGTGCCTACCCTCTGAGAGTGCCGCCGGGTGCCTGGAGCTGAAGCGCATGTCTGTATGCCGGAGCCACCGCGGGATGGGCATCGCCAAGGCGCTGTGTCGGACGGTGGCTGACTTCACCCGTGAGAGAGGTTACCCAGCCGTCATGCTGCACACCTCTGTGGTGCAGACAGACGCTCAGAAGCT GCTGGATTTACAGAGGTGA
- the nat8 gene encoding probable N-acetyltransferase camello isoform X1, with amino-acid sequence MANIQIRKYRDDDDGKVKSMFTMGMSEHVPSAFTHLLKQPVNQMVLMCTFCALMASSKSFLLPILATTFLLAGTRQFVVYMFNHYIDSVLRQDLCNITETYLKQKDSCFWVAESDGVVVGSVACLPSESAAGCLELKRMSVCRSHRGMGIAKALCRTVADFTRERGYPAVMLHTSVVQTDAQKLYEHMGFKKIREFYPPQISAKITNFSLFEYRLDLQR; translated from the coding sequence ATGGCCAACATTCAGATCCGGAAGTATCGGGATGACGACGATGGGAAGGTCAAGTCCATGTTCACCATGGGAATGAGCGAACACGTACCTTCGGCGTTCACCCACTTGCTCAAGCAGCCGGTGAACCAAATGGTGCTCATGTGCACGTTCTGTGCTCTCATGGCCAGCTCTAAATCCTTTCTGCTTCCCATCCTGGCCACCACCTTCCTGCTGGCTGGAACTAGGCAGTTTGTCGTCTACATGTTCAACCATTACATCGACTCTGTGCTTCGGCAGGACCTCTGCAACATCACGGAGACCTACCTGAAGCAGAAGGACTCCTGTTTTTGGGTGGCTGAGAGCGATGGCGTGGTGGTGGGCTCGGTGGCGTGCCTACCCTCTGAGAGTGCCGCCGGGTGCCTGGAGCTGAAGCGCATGTCTGTATGCCGGAGCCACCGCGGGATGGGCATCGCCAAGGCGCTGTGTCGGACGGTGGCTGACTTCACCCGTGAGAGAGGTTACCCAGCCGTCATGCTGCACACCTCTGTGGTGCAGACAGACGCTCAGAAGCTGTACGAGCACATGGGCTTCAAGAAGATCAGAGAGTTTTACCCTCCGCAGATTTCTGCAAAGATCACAAACTTCTCTCTGTTTGAATACAGGCTGGATTTACAGAGGTGA
- the slc39a8 gene encoding metal cation symporter ZIP8 produces the protein MVQFNSLVWCLLVFLPQSRGTTIEEHDGEEVLESVVHFHAGAQSIPAQNLSELLPIIANRSAAGELELPQCPSTGKILSYFGFSDVGQLTVEHLERICSAMLTQVLLPSCPYAIPTSPPPLHHGVWGYGFLAVTLINLASLLGLFLIPFTKKPYFPKVLTYFIGLAIGTLFSNAVLQLIPEALGFDPDTDSYVSNATGICGGFYILFFVEKLLKMALKVEHQHGHFSPVDTNQDPSVHNGDVMEKKDGIILTTINTIAVDRSNPGPDLPGPVSTTQVSGGVMCHWLRGTPMSGIKTVAWMVTLSDALHNFIDGLAIGAAFTVSIMTGFSTSIAIVCEEFPHELGDFVILLNAGMSVPQAVFFNLLSAMSCYIGLVLGIMIGSTFAPGVIFAIAGGMFLYIALADMFPEMDSITQDPAHASSKMVFFLIQNLGMLSGFTIILMITVFGGQISLG, from the exons ATGGTCCAGTTCAACTCTTTAGTTTGGTGCCTGCTGGTTTTTCTCCCGCAGAGCCGCGGAACCACGATTGAAGAGCACGATGGAGAAGAAGTTCTGGAGAGCGTCGTGCACTTCCACGCCGGAGCCCAGTCCATCCCGGCGCAGAACCTGTCCGAGCTGCTGCCCATCATCGCCAACAGGTCGGCGGCAGGTGAACTCGAGCTGCCACAG TGCCCCTCAACTGGGAAGATCTTGTCTTATTTTGGGTTCAGTGATGTGGGTCAGCTGACGGTGGAACATCTGGAGCGGATCTGCTCGGCTATGTTGACCCAGGTgctgctgccctcctgcccCTACGCCATCCCCACGTCTCCGCCGCCGCTTCACCACGGTG TCTGGGGCTACGGCTTCCTGGCGGTCACGTTGATCAACCTGGCGTCTCTGCTCGGCCTCTTCCTGATCCCCTTCACCAAGAAGCCGTATTTCCCCAAAGTGCTGACCTACTTCATCGGCCTGGCCATCGGGACGCTCTTCTCCAACGCcgtgctgcagctcatcccagag GCTCTGGGCTTCGACCCCGACACCGACAGCTACGTGTCCAACGCCACCGGAATCTGCGGCGGCTTTTACATTCTGTTCTTTGTGGAGAAGCTGTTGAAGATGGCGCTGAAGGTGGAGCACCAG CACGGCCACTTCAGTCCTGTGGACACCAACCAGGACCCCTCCGTCCACAATGGAGACGTGATGGAGAAGAAAGACGGCATCATTCTGACCACCATCAACACCATCGCTGTGGACAGGAGCAACCCGGGCCCAGACCTGCCAGGACCCGTCAGCACCACCCAG GTGTCCGGGGGGGTGATGTGCCACTGGCTGCGTGGGACACCCATGTCCGGCATCAAGACGGTGGCGTGGATGGTGACTCTGAGCGACGCCCTCCACAACTTCATCGACGGCCTCGCGATCGGCGCCGCCTTCACCGTGTCGATAATGACGGGCTTCAGCACCTCTATCGCCATCGTGTGTGAGGAGTTTCCCCACGAACTGG GAGATTTCGTGATCCTGCTGAACGCTGGCATGAGCGTCCCACAGGCCGTTTTCTTCAACCTGCTGTCTGCGATGTCGTGCTACATCGGCCTGGTTTTAGGGATCATGATCGGAAGCACCTTTGCCCCTGGTGTGATCTTTGCCATTGCTGGAGGAATGTTCCTGTACATTGCCCTGGCAGACATG ttCCCTGAGATGGACAGCATAACCCAGGACCCGGCCCACGCCTCCTCCAAGATGGTCTTCTTCCTGATCCAGAACCTGGGGATGCTCAGCGGCTTCACCATCATTCTGATGATCACCGTGTTTGGGGGGCAGATCAGCCTGGGCTAG